The Flavobacterium piscisymbiosum genome includes a region encoding these proteins:
- a CDS encoding NAD(P)H-binding protein gives MKKAVLFGASGFVGSELLLELLDNPVYKEVTIVVRKPLNTTHPKLRILLGDFNSMPGLIEKISADIVFIALGAIQNSKQNSVEFYQIDHDYPVIAAKILKKNGAKSIFLVTAAGANPNSKFKYVKTKGETERDIIALDFEFTHIFRPTMIVGNRKDKRPFEKIGMKIWKLIHPVFIGRQTDYKEIDGKEIAKAMNNASLNQTEKIKIYNWKEMKFYSNSKE, from the coding sequence ATGAAAAAAGCGGTATTATTTGGCGCCAGTGGCTTTGTTGGTTCTGAATTACTTTTGGAATTATTAGACAATCCGGTTTACAAAGAAGTAACTATTGTTGTAAGGAAACCATTAAATACTACCCACCCTAAGTTGAGAATTTTACTAGGAGACTTTAATTCTATGCCTGGGCTAATTGAAAAGATTAGTGCGGATATTGTTTTTATTGCGCTTGGTGCCATTCAAAACAGCAAACAAAACTCAGTTGAATTTTATCAAATTGATCATGATTATCCTGTTATAGCAGCAAAAATATTGAAAAAAAATGGAGCAAAATCTATTTTTCTGGTAACAGCAGCCGGAGCAAATCCAAATTCAAAATTCAAGTATGTAAAAACAAAAGGAGAAACAGAAAGAGACATTATTGCATTAGATTTTGAATTCACCCATATTTTCAGACCTACAATGATTGTTGGAAATCGAAAAGATAAACGTCCGTTCGAAAAAATAGGAATGAAAATATGGAAACTTATTCATCCTGTTTTTATTGGCCGACAGACTGACTACAAAGAAATCGACGGAAAAGAAATTGCAAAAGCAATGAATAATGCTTCTTTAAATCAGACAGAAAAAATTAAGATTTATAATTGGAAAGAGATGAAATTTTACTCTAATTCTAAAGAATAA
- a CDS encoding AraC family transcriptional regulator, with product MSEKDTATRSLYDLYIELGVSVDMLDPKAGFAVVNLNDVGFELPYKSPPFRPNYFSFLFVKKGSGQYTIDNQTFLTEPGSIYFTNPSNYRTFEWNTIDEIYLICFDETFLKENVHQDVFNEFSFLLTETVQPKILNTVFYQQIEQLYLQIHKEYLNNSRYKYRIIGSLFVVLLIKIKEYFWEDYNPIYEGNRSSQIVKDFKRTLEQHYRDLSSGKTQTVFRVQDYASTQNLHPNYLSTVIKSKTGKPIATWIVDKTISEAKSLLQNSTISIKEIAFLLGFSEAAHFSNYFKKHTNSSPVLYRKEHIAN from the coding sequence ATGAGTGAAAAAGATACCGCAACGAGGTCATTATATGATTTGTACATCGAATTAGGTGTATCGGTAGATATGCTTGACCCTAAAGCCGGCTTCGCTGTAGTTAATTTAAACGATGTCGGTTTTGAGCTCCCTTATAAATCGCCTCCATTTAGGCCCAACTATTTTTCGTTCCTATTTGTAAAAAAAGGTTCGGGACAATACACCATTGACAATCAAACTTTCCTGACAGAACCTGGATCTATTTATTTTACAAATCCAAGTAATTACAGAACCTTTGAATGGAATACAATTGATGAAATTTATCTAATTTGTTTTGATGAAACATTCCTGAAAGAAAATGTACATCAGGATGTTTTTAATGAGTTTTCGTTTTTATTGACCGAAACGGTACAGCCTAAAATATTGAATACAGTGTTTTATCAGCAAATCGAACAGCTTTATCTTCAAATTCATAAGGAATATTTAAACAATTCCAGATATAAGTACAGAATAATAGGCAGCTTGTTTGTTGTGTTATTAATAAAGATAAAGGAATATTTTTGGGAAGATTATAATCCTATATATGAAGGTAATCGATCCTCACAGATTGTAAAAGATTTTAAGCGTACATTAGAACAGCATTATCGCGATTTAAGCAGCGGTAAAACTCAGACTGTTTTTAGAGTGCAGGATTATGCCAGTACTCAAAATTTGCATCCCAATTATTTAAGCACGGTAATAAAAAGCAAAACAGGGAAACCTATCGCCACATGGATTGTCGATAAAACAATATCGGAAGCCAAATCTTTACTGCAAAATTCAACAATCTCAATTAAAGAAATTGCTTTCTTACTAGGTTTTTCAGAAGCGGCACATTTTAGCAATTATTTTAAAAAACATACCAATTCCTCTCCTGTACTCTATCGGAAGGAACACATCGCCAACTAA
- a CDS encoding dihydrofolate reductase family protein produces the protein MKTIIYVAVSANGLILLTSEGNYQIPVELFQDCIGLAHQTGNMVIGLNTYRLFSSNPNALEAFKGVEIAVLSANCKEELEGVTVLKNIDAVMEFYKTKGYSKIFVAGGTYTYQSFLKEGNADEFYINYLPILTTAGALLVSHIPADKILEIKENKLIAENIVQLHFTTK, from the coding sequence ATGAAAACAATTATTTATGTAGCCGTTTCAGCTAATGGACTAATTTTATTGACAAGCGAAGGCAATTATCAAATACCAGTCGAGTTATTTCAGGACTGTATAGGTTTAGCGCACCAAACAGGAAATATGGTGATCGGATTAAATACATACCGCCTCTTTTCCAGTAACCCTAATGCTCTTGAAGCCTTTAAAGGAGTAGAAATCGCAGTACTTTCGGCAAATTGCAAAGAAGAACTCGAAGGGGTAACCGTTTTAAAGAATATAGATGCGGTTATGGAATTTTACAAAACAAAAGGATATTCAAAAATATTTGTTGCTGGGGGTACCTATACCTATCAATCTTTTCTTAAAGAAGGTAATGCAGACGAATTTTACATCAACTATCTTCCCATTTTAACAACTGCAGGAGCACTTCTTGTTAGTCATATACCAGCTGATAAAATTCTTGAAATAAAAGAAAATAAACTAATTGCAGAAAATATTGTTCAACTGCACTTTACAACAAAATAA
- a CDS encoding helix-turn-helix domain-containing protein, with protein sequence MKESESTMQYHYEINTPEKDVLLLYIHQYIHFSSSSERIVKKNLWPSANASLIFNFKKTKLNNKLSPVVTIVGLHDTIHTIQPDENDIDTIIVHCCPSVFSVFNTTQNSFLTNTIIDAKDVFGESVDSLATALQLTKNTKERQNLLDTFFIGLLNNTTEQISCFAKLAATIQADPEYKITLGTEISYRHLSRMFKQIIGVNIQTYKRLARFELARQLIIKETTPSLTDVGYQSGYYDQAHFAKEFKKLSGLRAKYFGPLCSI encoded by the coding sequence GTGAAAGAATCAGAAAGCACAATGCAATATCACTATGAAATAAATACCCCAGAAAAAGATGTACTACTGCTCTACATTCATCAATACATTCATTTTTCTTCTTCAAGTGAAAGAATAGTGAAAAAAAATTTATGGCCAAGTGCTAATGCTTCACTTATATTTAATTTCAAAAAAACAAAATTAAATAACAAATTAAGCCCTGTTGTTACTATAGTAGGATTACATGATACTATTCATACAATACAACCTGATGAAAATGATATTGATACTATTATAGTTCATTGTTGTCCTTCTGTTTTTTCTGTTTTTAATACTACACAGAATTCTTTTCTGACTAATACTATTATTGATGCAAAAGATGTATTTGGAGAGTCTGTTGACTCACTTGCCACAGCGCTTCAACTGACAAAAAACACAAAAGAAAGACAAAATTTACTAGATACTTTTTTTATCGGATTACTTAATAATACTACCGAACAAATTTCTTGTTTTGCAAAACTTGCTGCAACTATTCAAGCAGATCCTGAATATAAAATAACATTAGGAACAGAGATAAGCTATCGTCATTTATCCCGAATGTTTAAACAGATAATAGGAGTGAATATTCAAACCTACAAGCGTTTAGCCCGATTTGAATTAGCCAGGCAATTGATAATCAAAGAAACGACTCCTTCATTAACAGATGTTGGTTATCAATCTGGTTATTACGATCAGGCTCATTTTGCAAAAGAATTCAAAAAACTATCCGGTTTAAGAGCTAAATATTTTGGCCCGCTGTGTTCCATTTAA